Below is a window of Conger conger chromosome 16, fConCon1.1, whole genome shotgun sequence DNA.
CTGTCTATTCACTTGCTGCCTAATATATCCCACCCCTTGACAGGCGCCATTGTAAGATTATCAATGTTATTTACTTCACCTGtcagtggttttaatgttgatgTTGATCGGGGTATATGGAGGTGCTGCCCTAACATACTAAGATCACATGGGCAGGAGCCTTTGCAAGATGGGAGGAGGCCAACTTCTACTTAACTGCAGACCTGTgtgaaatacgtaattgttttgtattgaaatacatttccgtgtttgattgatcttgcctgatgcatcTAATGCAATTAATGcaatcaagaggaccagaagaggGGGTTTCCactttttgaaagcattccaAAGGTTCCACGACACCAAACAAGCTTCGTAAAatgtgtagaaaagtatttgaatccaaagccaTTATGGatttgacacaggtctggtTAACAGTGAGTTATGGTGATTACAGCTACATAGACAGATAGGCTACGGGTGTGTTTTGTAGCTTGAGGTTGGGGTGAGTGGTGGTTTCTGCTCTTTGGCCTCTGAATGTGGTCAGGCCACATAAAACGAAGGCAGATACTTGTGCGGTGAGAAGACACCACAGCCATTTGAGAAATGTAAGCATTGCGCCATGGACGActgcagaggtcaaaggtcagctgaAAAAACTGCAACGAAGCAGAAACACTGACAGTGCAGAGGCAGGAGAGTGaagcatgcgcacacatgcattgCTGAAGTGTAACAAACAGGAAGAGGGACGGGAGGGGAAAGATccctcatacacaaacacgcgctGCCGTTAAGTAGTTTTGTTTTATATCAGCAGAAATTTGAGGAAGTTGCCGAGATCCACTGCActgcagagctgtcagaaaaaaagaaagaagaaaaaaagaaaacgctgAGAGAACCAGAGTCGCAGCAGGAAGGCATTCCAGCAACGCCACCACCGCAGGGCTCTCGTGGAGAAACCAGGCCAGGACAAAGAGCCATATACACTGTGTATGGGCCTAAGCAGAGACACTGTCCCCTGCCCAAACCAGGTCAAAGAGCCCTACACACTGCATATGGGCAGACACTGTCCCCTGCCCAGACCAGGACAAAGAGCCCTACACACTGTGTATGGACCTAAGCAGAGACACTGTCCCCTGCCCAAACCAGGGCAAAGAGCCCTACACACTGCGTATGGGCCGAAGCAGAGATACTGTCCCCTGCCCAAACCAGGACAAAGAGCCCTACACACTGCATATGGGCAGACACTGTCCCCTGCCCAAACCAGGACAAAGAGCCCTACACACTGCGTATGGGCCGAAGCAGAGATACTGTCCCCTGCCCAGACCAGGACAAAGAGCCCTACATACTGCATATGGGCAGAGACACTGTCCCCTGCCCAGACCAGGACAAAGAGCCCTACACACAGCATATGGGCCTAAGCAGAGACACTGTCCCCTGCCCAAACCAGGACAAAGAGCCCTACACACTGCATATGGGCAGACACTGTCCCCTGCCCAAACCAGGACAAAGAGCCCTACACACTGCATATGGGCAGACACTGTCCCCTGCCCAAACCAGGACAAAGAGCCCTACACACTGCTTATGGGCAGACACTGTCCCCTGCCCAAACCAGGACAAAGAGCCCTACACACTGCGTATGGGCCGAAGCAGAGATACTGTCCCCTGCCCAAACCAGGACAAAGAGCCCTACACACTGCTTATGAGCAGAGACACTGTCCCCTGCCCAGACCAGGACAAAGAGCCCTACACACTGCATATGGGCCCCTTCCCAAACCAGGACAAAGAGCCCTACATACTGCATATGGGCAGAGACACTGTCCCCTGCCCAAACCAGGACAAAGAGCCCTACACACTGCATATGGGCAGACACTGTCCCCTGCCCAGACCAGGACAAAGAGCCCTATACACTGCGTATGGGCCTAAGCAGAGACACTGTCCACTGCCCAGACCAGGACAAAGAGCCCTACACACTGCTTATGAGCAGAGACACTGTCCCCTGCCCAGACCAGGACAAAGAGCCCTAGACACTGCATATGGGCCCCTGCCCAAACCAGGAAAGGGCCACAGACGAGAAGCTCCCAGAATGCACAATGGCGTGAAGCGTGTCTCTGCTTCGTGTAGTTCTTTTcttcttgcccccccccccccccccccctcccaaacaagTGCTGCCTTTTTCCACAACAGCCATCGAGACTAAAAGGATTATAAATACACCAAGCTGAGCCTGAGGATGCAGCTTGTTCCTGCACAGACTCCCACACTGCAGGTGCCCTgtgccaaaaacacacacatgcaaatacccAGTGGCAGTGTTGTATACTGACTGAAAGAATCAAAAGTGGTAAATTAGTAGATTCAAATTCCAAATGGGGCATTGGCCAATATACATCAGAACAAGGTGAAAGGGGGGAATATCAATTTGTATTCGCCGACTAGTCTTAAGCACTAGTATTCAACAGGGGAGTTCACTCCGAGTTTGTTTACGGCTAGAAGCACATGTAAAAGAATTATGTGATAAtgacaaaataacatttctgcAATTTACAATGTTCACAACCTAGCATTGTAATTCTCTTTGGACAAGAGcaactgctaaatgaatgtcCTGTCATGTATGagtcagcaaattaaaagatggaaaaaaaacaaaaaaaaaacaagcatacacacagtcaGATAATTCAGTATAGCAGTACATCCATTTGTACTGGTGGGCTGCTGCCACTAAAGCTGGAAATCACTCTACTAGCTCTCTTGCCAGTGTCCCACTGTGGAGGGGAACCACAGTAGCTCTGACCCCCACTCTGCACTGCCCCTTCAGTCCCACATCCGGGACGGCTCGATGTGCCTACTCCATGGAATTTTGGAATACTTACtgtagcaaaaataaaaaataaatgagtcgTGCTCCAAAATAGTTATTGGCttaaggtacagtgtgaatTAGTGAATCAGCAGTGACGGTTAGCATTTCTAGCCAAAGGTCTTCATCAGAACATACTGCACTGTTTAAATGTATGAGGGTGCAGTATTTAAACTGATCTGTTTAAACAGTGCAAGTGTTGCTGAGGAACAGCCATGGGTAAAAATGTTAATGGTTGAATGTCCAAATTGTTACTTTGGATTATCATGTCAAtgctctctgtccatctcttcaATGTTTAACCGTTAGACTGGCGCCCGGTCACATGACACAATTTCCTTGTGCAGCCATGGTCAAGGCACCTAATGTTTTGGGGACTCAGCAAGCAAAGCGGAAACAGTGatgtggaaaaataaatctgtacGCCGTTACTTCCAAGACAACTCCAAAGATGGTCAAAGGAATACAAACACCTGATTTCAATTTGCATTGCATTCCAATGCATCTCTCCACGAGGAACGCCTTACAGGAAACTCTTACAGGTTTCCGATCAATGGACACAGAAAAATGGCACACCCCGGTTTATTTTCGTCCATTCTATACTTCGAGTCTTGACTGACAACGAAGGATTTGTCCGAAACAGCTCGCCTCCTTCTCCACTGAAGTTGTGGTTGTTACATAACACGGACTTGGTGTATACATCAAATCTAATTTAGCTCCCAATCAACGTGTCAACAGCGTTGCACCTGTAGATAGGGCGGCTTTGATCGCTGTCCCCAAAAACGCGCATCAGCAGCGAAACTGTAACCTTATATTCCCATGTATTGTCCAGAAAAGTGCCGGTATGTGAGACAACTCCCTTTCTCGTCTCAACACTGCGCCTCGGGGATGTTCTGTCAAGAACAGTCTTGGTTGTGGAAAAACCTCGTGTAATGCAGATAATTCACGTTGCTTttcggtttaaaaaaaaccccgaaACATAACTAGCTCACAGGGTTGTTTGCAGACAGTCGTCGCATTAACACAATTAGTGTAACTTAGATTGCAACCACACGTTGGGTGCAGGGAAACCTCTACGTTTGTCTCGCTTCAATCAGTGCTTAAAAGTGATTAGCCTGCTAGCATTATGTTCGCTGGCACGACACCCCAACACAGGAAACGTTATTTTAACGTGTCTCAGTCTCGAACTGAAAAGTGACgccataaatatgaaattacGTTCGCAGCCAAGTTGCTGATTTTGAAACAGTCGCTGCACCTATGCAACATCCTTCCTTTGCACGAACCTCCAAGTTATGAGCGAAGTGTGGAAAACATCATCCACATAGCTAATTAATGTTAGCCACATGATAGATTTCTGCACCAAGCCTTAGTGTTGGCAAACCTAACTGCATATGTTTCACGACCCGGCAATTTTTATTTGCCTTGAAAATCAACCCAGGACAGGGCTAAGCACAGCAATTCGGCATTCAGGAAGTTCAAATGTCTCCATACATTTTGGACGCTCCTCCCAGCACTCGTATCACATCCACTACTGCTACTAGCGAGCTAGCAACAGTATAATACTTCGCATGCAAGACACTTCACGAGGGTCCCTTGAAAACTGTTTAACAATCTAGCTGCTTACTCACATCTTTCTTGGGGATCTTCGGGGTGGTGTTTTTAAATTTCGAAATCCTGAAACGGTTCATCTTTTGTTCTTCACTTCTGTGCCTTCCGGGTGCCCCTGTCTGCCGCTTTTAATCTTGCAGTAGTAGACACACCACAGAACGGTTGTAGACGCGCATCCACCCTCCTGTGCATCTGACAGCCAAACGCTGACAGCGCTAAGAGAACGAGCTTCGTCGAGCGATTCTCTCGGCAATCGACACTCCTATTATGCTGTGAATAGGAATGCCTCATCTGAGCCTTTTATTCATCGAAACAGCAAAAAAGAGCATATCTCTCCGGTttgcataaataaatactaaaataatgatattatataatataaataatgcttgtGGTGTGGCAGCATCAATGGTTTTTAACTCATTGTGTCTGAAAAAGAATTTTTCGGAATTTTCATTGTATCTATGTCATACCACAAAAATATGGCATCCTcgaataattatatatatatatatatatatatatagagagagagagagagagagttgttgctgttattgttgttgttttgttgttgttgtgtaaaTCAATTTAGCATTGCTCTGTGCACTTGTTTACTAAACCATGAGCTTGTGCAAGCTTTACTTGAGTGTGCCGTTTCCACGCAGACTCGATTCGTACTCACTGTCGGATCGCTCAACACTAAACTATCCATCTGATTTACGGATCGGTGAATCTGCGCAGCTCAGATACAAAAAACTAGTTGATTCCACGCATCCATGGACATGCGCAGTTTACAGTAGCATGAATCCACCGACATGCGCAGTTAACAGCAGTCGGACAGCAGTGGGAAAGGAATGATGGCGTCTTCCGCAGCTCGGTGTACAGCACGCTGGATATCAGTGGCCGTCTCCTCAGGGCACCGGCGGGCCTGCTCCACACTTGTTTCGGCCCACACCGGCGGAACCCGTGCTGTCTCAAAATGGGCAGCCCAGTCGATCGGACCTCGGGGCAGTGTGTTAAGCGGCGGATCCGGGAGTGCCTTGACATTGAGAGGACTGTCAGGTGAGATCCTTCGCAGTAACGCGACGGCCTAGCTAACACAGCTAACTTATCTAACACTCAAAGCTCGCAGTAGCTGTACTGTTTTGAAATTTACGCTGTGACTTGCTTGTGAATCAAATGTTAGTATTTTCAAATTCGAAGCAAAACGTGTCTAATTTTGCGTTTAACTACAATTGCAAGCTAGCGATAAGTACATGTGAACAGACAGCATGATGTAACCGGCTCTGGTAAATCAGTAGTGTCGCGCTCTAGTTAGCACTCGATAGCATACTGAATTTTGCAATATCCTGCTTAGGGATCGATGCAGTCTGCAATTAGCCCATTGTTGGCTGTCATCTAGTATCTTTTTGATCACAGGTAGCATTATTTCATGCGAACATCAGTGAATAGCTATGTGTACAGTTGCAACGTAGTTATCTTGCTAGCATCTTGATAAAAATACGGTCTTCGGCTAGCTAGGCAATGTAGCCAACCTAGCTAGAAAGTTCCCTGTGTTCAGAAATTGACCTTGAGACTGTTTACAGTGATGGCATGAAATCGTATGCCATAACGACATCTGGTTACGTTAGTTTTACAGTTATCAAGTTAAAACGCAAGAACCGGTAAATGTCTAAAGTTAGCATAGCTGGCCAACGTGCATGACACCCAATGTTCTTCGCTCCGCTTGACTTTAAATTGAATTGTCACTGCACGCCAAATATGCAGTTAACGAATAATTCATTATTGCAAGTCTATTTAATAATGATTGCCATAATGGTTAATCTATAAAACCAGGCATCCAATGAAACCAAGCCGCTCCTTCAGGCTCCACTGTGCAGGTTGCAGTGATCGATCtattgaagtaaaaatgttcaaaatgggTTGCAGATGTTCACACAAAAAGAACGAAGAggctgcttttgtttttcagtcGTGGGGTTGCTTCAACACTTTGCTTCTGGACTATCTACTTCACCACAGAGACTTGATATGAAAATGCATCCATATATGTTTATGTCAGGGACAGATACTGGCTAGAAGGATGCAACTGCTGCTGGGATCTGATGGgatctgtgtctttatgtaatTGAAGGATCTTTCTGACTCTTCCTTAGAGGATAAACCAAAGTCCACTGCTTGTGGagattattttatattaagaAATTCCCTATGTTAGTAATCGGCGCTGTTACCATTTCCAATACTTTCCATTTGCTTACCAATGCTTGCACTGGAGCTGGGGGCTTCAGAAGTGGTTAAAAATCTGTTAACAAGCCGTCTTAatctccatgtgtgtgtgtgtgtgtctgcggcaGGTGTGAAGCCCCCCCATGTCATCTGCAGACTCTCATTCCACACTAGCGCCCCAGCGTCCAGCAAGCAGGACTTCTACCAGGTGCTGGGCGTCCCTCGCACCGCCACCCAGAAGGAAATCAAGAAGGCATATTACCAGGTGAGATGGGCCTGGCCAATGAGGTGGAGGGTCTGAGAACGTGGTGGAGTCCTGACTTCACCTTGTAGAGCTTCAGTTAGTGTGACCCGTTTTCCTTTGCTGTGACCCTTGGTCTTGGGCTCATATCTGTTCTGTTGTCGCAGGGATAATGCTGTTCAATTGTCACAGCAGATCTACCCCTGATTCATGAGGTTGATTCCTTGTTGGGGCATTGCTTTGCTTAACGTCAGTCACCAagtaaatattcagctgtaaatATTCAGACCTATGGACAGAATGTCGAAATTATGAGATGCAAGTGGCTATGGAGATGGGCATCTGGTCAAGCAAGTCAATGAGAAAGTATGCTGAAATTTTGTATTGCTGTAATCATGGCAATTATTGATTTAAGTAATTATGACAATTGTGTGAACTGTAATTGGGTGAGGAGATTTGACTGTAATTAAGCATTGTTTCTGCATTGCCATGGAAATGGTGTCAGGGGAGAAACCTGGGGGAGTTGGGGGACTGTTGTACTTTGTAAATTACTTTGTAGTTTGAGTGTTTTGCTTCCTCCTCAGATGGCCAAGAAGTACCACCCTGACACAAACAAAGATGATCCCCAGGCTAAAGAGAAGTTCGCTCAGCTGGCGGAGGCTTATGAGGTACAGAGAGCTCCTAATAAGTAGTGCGTTCTCCTTAAGCAGCTTGTGATTTAGGACCACCCGAGTGAATGCCACATAACTCGTTTCGGTTATCTCTGTAAGGTGTGAGATCCCAAATATGTGATTggctagaatgttcttaactgaacattttcatggtgaagataacaatcactactggtaatggaGTTATCAGTGATtttgaaattagaaaaaaatattcccCAAAatacctactcttcaaagggttaagtaaGATCTGGAGTGGATCATCTAACTGTGAGGGATAGGGAGTGTCGTTGTCATCCCCGTGGCCGGCAGGGTTAATGAAATAAGATGAAGACGGACTGTGATGTGTGTCCACACAATGGTACTGAAGCATGACTGGTCTACACAGTAGTCATTCATTTTTCCCCACAGCTGATGGCTTCTTTCACTGCACAGTTGATAATACACCGTTAGTGGTTTAGCTTAACTTGGCGTTATGTCTAAGTTAGACTTGTTTGAGTGACACGCACCATTATACATAACGTTATTAGGTTAGTAATGTTCATGATTGCAGCGTGATGTATTGATACACTTCAGCAGGCCATTATTACAGCAGTCAAGTAGACATACTGTTCATGGAAAGCCATTCGCAGGAGCCTTAAATCCCTACAAATTTGTATTGATATGGGTACTAATTCGCAGCAACATGTAATGGAGAAGGGTGTGAGACCTCATGATGGTGGAGGGCCTTGTTCCACCTCGTGGTGTTGCGGTTCTGATGTTGGAGGGCCCTGTTCCGCCCGTGGTGTTGCGGTTCTGATGTTGAAGGGCCCTGTTCTGCCCGTGGTGTTGCGGTTCTGATGTTGGAGGGCCCTGTTCCACCCGTGGTGTTGCGGTTCTGATGTTGGAGGGCCCTGTTCCGCCCGTGGTGTTGCGGTTCTGATGTTGGAGGGCCCTGTTCCGCCCGTGGTGTTGCGGTTCTGATGTTGGAGGGCCCTGTTCCGCCCGTGGTGTTGCGGTTCTGATGGCGGAGGGCCCTGTTCCGCCCATGGTGTTGCGGTTCTGATAGCGGTCTCGTCGGCAGGTGCTGAGCGACGAGTTGAAGAGGAAGCAGTACGACACGTACGGCTCGGCCGGGTTTGACCCGGGCCAGGCCGGCGCCGGACAGCAGCAGTACTGGAGAGGAGGGGCCAGCGTGGACCCGGAGGAGCTCTTCCGGAAGATCTTCGGCGAGTTCTCCGGGAAGCAGGGATTCGGAGACTTCAACTCCATGTTCAGCCAGCCCCAGGAGGTCCGCCACCCACAGCCGTTTTCCTACTTTTTATCTTTTGGTTACGTAGTTTTTGCTCAATTTCCATTTTAGTAACATAGACTTCTCTTATTTGCTTCAAGTAAATGTCAACATCCAACAAATTAtccagggatcatcaaacctGGCCCTGAAATCCatatccagccctggttttcattTCTCCCAGGGGATTAACTGTAGAATTGGTTAATATCTGACTccctggtaaagggagggtgggaaacctgcagttctcggcccttgtggaccgtgatttgatgatccctgcaatAATCCAAAACCTTTGACGTCGTCGGTTGCAGCGAGGCTTTGTTGCCGGACTGTAAACCGACCTTAACACTACACTTCACTCCTGTGACATCGTGTGttcccgttctctctctctcgcagtaCGTGATGGAGCTGACCTTCACGCAAGCGGCGAAGGGCGTGAATAAGGAGATAACGGTCAACATCGACGACTCCTGTCAGCGCTGCGACGGCAAGGGCAGCGAGCCCGGGACGAAAGTGCAGCACTGCCACTACTGCAACGGCACTGGCATGGTGAGCGGCGTCCCCCACTGACCCTGGGTCAGTTACACAAATCTCCTCGTACCGGGTGGAGACGCACGTAGGGTTTGATTGAGCTGATCCCGGATCAGCTCGGTGGGTTGTTCGTGCGTCTGGGCCCTGTGACGTCACTACTACCAGCTGATCAGCATGTACCTTGTCCGGGTTTGGGGCTACCTGTGTGCATCTCCCGTCTCTTTTGTGTGATACCAGCCGAAAAACATCCGTGCGGCATTAACAAAAAACGATCTAATTAAGTCTGTTTGTGTGCGGACTGGTTATTCTTTCGAGGCTCCGGCGCCCATGTGAGAACGTTTGACGCGAGCGTGTTGTCGTTGGGTCTCCTGCAGGAAACCATAAACACCGGGCCCTTCGTGATGCGTTCCACCTGTCGCCGCTGCGGCGGGCGGGGCTCCGTCATGACCACGCCCTGCGTAATGTGCCGCGGGACGGGGCAGACCAAGCAGAGGAGGACCGTCATGGTCCCGGTGCCCGCAGGTGAGAGGGCGTCCTGCACCAACCACCCTTCGCGCTGGAGAGAGTTATTAACATTACACGTCTCACACGATAGCAGGGTCTCCTACGCTGACCTTCACACTGGAGTTATTCATATTACACCTCGCACAATGGCATTTCTGAGCACCTTAAAATCAAAGACATTGAATTGAAAACTTTAAAGagctaaaataatgaaaaatctaCGCAACATACGTTTCAGTTAAATATAAAAGTAtatttggaaaaatataatgtgCTAATATATTCGTAAGATATTAGTTTCAAGGAATATATTGAAGTGATGTCAGGGCAGTTTCTCAGGGGTCTGAGCCTTCTGTGGACTGGCAgttaaagaaattatttttaaaaaagccccAAAAAAGAGCCATTGGCTTTTTAAAGGTTTGTGTCTCAGAGCAGTAACATCGGTGAGTCCTTCAGCTGAGAACACCTAATCGCGCACAGATTTCTGTGCTTCAGTgaacccttctctctctctctcacacacacacacacgcacagcactgaGTGAACACAGTGAGGGCCAGGCAGGCTGTGTCTAACCCCTGTGAATGCTTGTGTGCTGTCCGCAGGTGTGGAGGATGGCCAGACAGTCCGGATGCCCGTGGGAAA
It encodes the following:
- the dnaja3a gene encoding dnaJ heat shock protein family (Hsp40) member A3a produces the protein MMASSAARCTARWISVAVSSGHRRACSTLVSAHTGGTRAVSKWAAQSIGPRGSVLSGGSGSALTLRGLSGVKPPHVICRLSFHTSAPASSKQDFYQVLGVPRTATQKEIKKAYYQMAKKYHPDTNKDDPQAKEKFAQLAEAYEVLSDELKRKQYDTYGSAGFDPGQAGAGQQQYWRGGASVDPEELFRKIFGEFSGKQGFGDFNSMFSQPQEYVMELTFTQAAKGVNKEITVNIDDSCQRCDGKGSEPGTKVQHCHYCNGTGMETINTGPFVMRSTCRRCGGRGSVMTTPCVMCRGTGQTKQRRTVMVPVPAGVEDGQTVRMPVGKKEIFITFRVQRSPVFRRDGPDIHSDVLISVAQAILGGSARAQGLYETINISIPAGIQTDQRIRLSGKGIARMNTYGYGDHYVHIKIRIPKTLTDRQRALIMSYAEDEVEVDGTVNGVTATTAGGGSRDQQAEGEAGKSEEGGFFSKLKKMFS